The Odocoileus virginianus isolate 20LAN1187 ecotype Illinois chromosome 24, Ovbor_1.2, whole genome shotgun sequence nucleotide sequence TCTGGCCACGGGGAGAGTCCAGAGGCAGGGGGATGGACACAGTGACCATTGGGAGCCCGAAGTTCCCCAGTCTTGCCACCGGGAGAGTAAAGTGCACCCCAATGGGTGTCGGGTGGGGAggggcccctcccccaaccccacaaTCTCTGGCATTCGTCCTTTGGGTGGGTTTTCTGTTCCTCGATGTCCATGCTCCCTCGGAGCAGATGGGGCAGCCAGTCCCAATGGATGGTGCTGATGACATCAAACACTCTGGATTCAGTGAGGACCTAAGAGAACAGAGGACACCTCAGTGctctgatctctgccttcatctccaGCCTGCCTTACCTTCTTCAGGTCCGACCCCACTTAGTGCCCGGTGCAGCTGCAAAAAAATGCCCTGCAGAAGAAGGGcattgggggggaggggagggttggTGTGGGAATGAAGTCATGCCGCGCTGAGCTCCGGAGCGTGGGGCCTGGCTGTGCCTCTCCTGACCCTGACTCAGAGCTGCTCAGCCCCACCCTGAACTGGGGAGGTGCCCCCTCTCTTCCTGGAGGGTCTGGACCAAGAAGCAGGAGGACACCCCCTGCTTCCCACTTGGGCCCCGGCTCCGGTCTCTGTGTTCACTTCCTCCAGGTTCCCGCCTGGAAGGAGCGAGGGAGAACCTCGCCTCTGTGGAAGCCCAGAGATGCCCCTTCTGAGAGGCCTGTCGGACACCCACCTCGCCCTCCTCCCCGCCCACTGCCACAGGCTCACCGGGGCCAGGCCCCGCTAGTCCAGATTCCCGTTCTGGTTGTGCTCATCCTCAGCAGGGGAGGCGGGGGCCTCTTCCTCACAGGGGGACAGCTCGTCAATGGACATCTGGTTGGTGATGCCTGTAGGAGAGCGGGGAGGAAGCTGGGACCAGGCAGAGCAGTAGGTTTTCTCCGAACCCAAGGGATACGTGGAGAAAAGGAAGTGATTCTCACGCACCCTCTTCCTTCAAGCTGAGCTGAGCTATGTTCAACCTGTGCCCTCCTGGGGAGAGGCTCCCCAGCCTTGCTAAAATGCACAGCCCTCAGCCCCCACGATAAGGAAGAGACACCTCAGCCAGAGCCACCAGTTACCCCAGCCACACCACTGACAGACCGCCGGTGTGCACGGGGCCCCTAGGGCAGTGGAATACTGCTGTCCCTATCGTCTCTCCAGCCCCCATTCTAGAACATTCCAGGTGGGTCAGCCTGTGCCTGATCCCTTTTCCCAACTCGGGGAAGGCAAAGGGCTGCTCAAGGGGCTTCGGGAAAATGGACCCACTGctgctcaggcttccctggtgggtggctcaggtggtaaagaatccgcctgcaatgcgtgagacctgggttcgagccctgggttgggaagatcccctggaggagggcatggcaacccactccagtattcctgcctggagaatctccatggacagaggagcctggcgggctacagtccacagggtcgaaaagactgggcgactaagcacagcacagttgcTCCATCAGCCGCCCTCCCGACAAGGCCTTATCCTGCCAGTGGACCCACCGCTTGCCGCCCGTTCCTTCCATTTCTGCTTGTTCTCCTGAATGTATTTGGTCCAGGTGGAGCGGAAGCTGACCACGTCAGGGTTGGGGTCTCCCACTTCTACATCCAGAGAAGGCTGGCGCCACTGGAAGCTATAAGCAGGACCCGCCCACATTGTGGAGGTGAGACCCCGCCCACCCCAGGACGGTCCTCCATGCCCTCAAGAGTAGAGAGAATGGAAGCctcatccttttctctttgctgggTAGCCACCGCCCCCCCTCAGTCCCCACCTCTCTCCATACCTTCCCTTCTactagaaggaaaatgaaaacagcatTAGCCAGAAAGGCAATAAGGACAGAGCTAATGGGAGAGATTAAAATATGGTGGAGGGGACTCGGGTGCAGGCCGCACCCTCTGCCCCTATCCTTTCGCCCCGACATCTGACCCACAGCAGAGGAGTCACTGTTTCCCTACCGCCCCCATCAGTCGGTTCTCTCTGTGGGCCCTCTGGCCACCCCACCACCCTCACTCACCTGGGCTGGTTTTTAGACTTGGAGTCGTCGTCCCCGGTGGGCTGGACACTCTTCTCAGCCACATCGGTGAGCACAGAGAACGTGGGCTCCACAATGAAGTCGATGAAGCCTGCAGTGCATGTAACAGGGATAAAGCTGACCTGGGGAGCTGCGCAGAGGACACGGCCGGCACGCCGGTGCCCCCAGCCGCATGGAACACAGTCACCTGGGGCTCAAAAGTTCCCAGTGGGGGCAACCTTTGTGAtgatgtctttgtgaccccagagaacTCCACCCCAGCCCTCCATGCTCCAGCACAGCAGCTTGCCTTGACGGGAAAAACAGCTTTAGGAATGGGGACTGGGAGCAGTCCCGACCCGGCCCAGCCCAGCCAGCATCCTTGACCTTTCCCAACCCTCTCCTCCCTGCAGGAAGTGACACTCACCAATCTGGGACTGCGCCACCAGGGTGGAAGTGCGGTCACAGAGCGGAGAAAAGGGcaggcccagctctgcctccttgTCACCCTGGGGGAGCAGACAGAGTGGGGACTTATTTCAGTCTACCTGGTTGGGGTGCAGCTGCGGGTAGAGGGGCtgcagggggagaagagggagctCTGTGCCTTTGACCTGGAAATGAGCGCATGCAAATGCCACTGCCAGCAATGACTGTTAAGCTTTTTGGAGATGACATTCTATCCCATGGGTCTGGGATCAGGTTGGTAGCTGCAGGCAGCTGAacaaggagctggaggaggaacaGGGAACTTGGAAAACATGGGGGAGAGAAGGCCCTGTGGGCAGGGGCAGGCAAAGATGCCCCCTACCTGGCGGAAGAATTCCTCCATGAGGGCCTTGGTCCAGCGGCTGTGAACTGACCACTGCTTGGTGGGGTGGCTGATGTCAGCAGCATGAAGCAGCAGAGACAGGGCCTTGGACTTGTCAATCCTGTCGGGGCAGGTGGCAAGGGAAGGGAGACTGATCCTTTAGGAAAAGGAAGCCTGGACCATTCCTAACTTCCCAtcacacactctctctcagaTCTAACATCAAATACCCTCTGAgacaagatacacacacacactcttacatgTGTATAGAAAACAGCCCAAGCTCTCAGAATCAAACGGCCTGGAATCGAATCCTCACTATACGTTTCACATACTAGCTGTGTGATGTACAGCAAGTCACTTAAAATTTCCATATTTCATTTTCCCCAGTCCTAAGTAGAAATCAAAACAGGATCTGCCACAAAGAGTtgttctgagaattaaatgacataCAACATATAGGTAtttagaatagtgtctggcacCTAATAAGTGCTCGGTAGACGTTacctataattattattattataattattattatgattcGCCAACAATGACACGCTCTGACCCTGCCCACTCTCCCACACACAGACACTGTGCATTAACACACACCTTcaggacacacacaaacaccGTCTGTTCTCTCTTACATTTATATACTCCCACCCACTTTTAAGCAACATTAGATGTAATTACGACATttgttctgtgcttttttttttttaacctcacacAACTCTCCTAGTAGCCCTGTTAGAGTGGGGGCTGGCAGTGAGCTGTTGTGGAGGGGGGCATATCATTTTCACTTCTCACACATAGGGAAACGAGTCCAGAGGGCTGAATGATTTTCCATTACATTCCAGAGTATGCCTGTCCTGAAGCTTCCCTGAGGACACCAATCTCAGACCCCCAACTCAAACGCTCTCCAGTagtctggctgcctgggctgtcCACAAACCCAAGGCCAGGTGCACACATCCGTCACATACACCAGATACCCTCAGATACTTGGAGCCAGGAGAGTTTCTATATCCTGGTAAAGACTTGGCACACCCATTACCCTGAGGATGGCTTCCAATTCACACACCCCTCACTCTGGCCTCACCCCAGCCACACCCCACCAGATGTCACCTCTCCAGCTGCTGCAAGGCTGTCTTCATGGACTTCACTTGCTGGAAATGGCAGGACATGTCTGTAGCCAACACCATCTCGATGACCAGAGCCCGCAGCTCTCTGAAGGGACAGAACCCGAGGAGTGATCAGCACTGCTAGACAGGAAGCCTAGGAAGCAGGAAgagggggctggggtgagggggtcTCCAGGGGTGCCCACGCCTGGCTTCTGCTCACACAAACTCATCCTTGGTGAGGTTGATGAAGATGTTCATCT carries:
- the PDE1B gene encoding dual specificity calcium/calmodulin-dependent 3',5'-cyclic nucleotide phosphodiesterase 1B isoform X3 encodes the protein MTFLDALETGYGKYKNPYHNQIHAADVTQTVHCFLLRTGMAHCLSEIEVLAIIFAAAIHDYEHTGTTNSFHIQTKSECAILYNDRSVLENHHISSVFRMMQDDEMNIFINLTKDEFVELRALVIEMVLATDMSCHFQQVKSMKTALQQLERIDKSKALSLLLHAADISHPTKQWSVHSRWTKALMEEFFRQGDKEAELGLPFSPLCDRTSTLVAQSQIGFIDFIVEPTFSVLTDVAEKSVQPTGDDDSKSKNQPSFQWRQPSLDVEVGDPNPDVVSFRSTWTKYIQENKQKWKERAASGITNQMSIDELSPCEEEAPASPAEDEHNQNGNLD